One Pygocentrus nattereri isolate fPygNat1 chromosome 12, fPygNat1.pri, whole genome shotgun sequence DNA window includes the following coding sequences:
- the rln3b gene encoding relaxin-3b isoform X1: MYKEVVLTLCLLVALASRVQATDGHPIYGVKLCGREFIRAVIFTCGGSRWRRSIGMAADLSSDLLSAHDDEASDGWGSNPISALSYKPHSDSETPNWAPESPEGPTFPRPARSLISDEVLEALRTSDRKGRDVVVGLSNACCKWGCSKSEISSLC, encoded by the exons ATGTATAAAGAAGTAGTGCTGACCCTTTGCCTGCTGGTGGCATTAGCCAGCCGAGTGCAGGCCACTGATGGTCATCCTATCTACGGAGTGAAGCTGTGTGGAAGAGAGTTCATCAGAGCCGTCATCTTCACCTGTGGAGGCTCGCGCTGGAGACGATCCATCGGCATGGCAG CAGACCTGTCCAGTGACCTCCTCTCTGCTCATGACGACGAGGCCTCTGACGGCTGGGGCTCAAACCCCATCTCTGCACTCTCCTACAAGCCTCACTCTGACTCAGAGACGCCCAACTGGGCCCCTGAAAGTCCGGAGGGCCCCACGTTCCCCCGGCCTGCACGCTCACTCATCTCTGATGAAGTGCTGGAGGCCCTGCGCACCTCCGACAGGAAGGGGCGGGACGTGGTGGTGGGCCTGTCCAACGCCTGCTGCAAATGGGGCTGCAGCAAGAGCGAGATCAGCTCCCTCTGCTGA
- the rln3b gene encoding relaxin-3b isoform X2, with protein sequence MYKEVVLTLCLLVALASRVQATDGHPIYGVKLCGREFIRAVIFTCGGSRWRRSIGMADLSSDLLSAHDDEASDGWGSNPISALSYKPHSDSETPNWAPESPEGPTFPRPARSLISDEVLEALRTSDRKGRDVVVGLSNACCKWGCSKSEISSLC encoded by the exons ATGTATAAAGAAGTAGTGCTGACCCTTTGCCTGCTGGTGGCATTAGCCAGCCGAGTGCAGGCCACTGATGGTCATCCTATCTACGGAGTGAAGCTGTGTGGAAGAGAGTTCATCAGAGCCGTCATCTTCACCTGTGGAGGCTCGCGCTGGAGACGATCCATCGGCATGGCAG ACCTGTCCAGTGACCTCCTCTCTGCTCATGACGACGAGGCCTCTGACGGCTGGGGCTCAAACCCCATCTCTGCACTCTCCTACAAGCCTCACTCTGACTCAGAGACGCCCAACTGGGCCCCTGAAAGTCCGGAGGGCCCCACGTTCCCCCGGCCTGCACGCTCACTCATCTCTGATGAAGTGCTGGAGGCCCTGCGCACCTCCGACAGGAAGGGGCGGGACGTGGTGGTGGGCCTGTCCAACGCCTGCTGCAAATGGGGCTGCAGCAAGAGCGAGATCAGCTCCCTCTGCTGA